Proteins co-encoded in one Populus trichocarpa isolate Nisqually-1 chromosome 10, P.trichocarpa_v4.1, whole genome shotgun sequence genomic window:
- the LOC7460761 gene encoding ribose-phosphate pyrophosphokinase 4: MAATPPLQSSSSSSTASRKNLSYYSYIYNNKCPKFPSLLFKTKSQTTISIRIRCDAQNWSAGYVSAATNHHLHSIQNSSPSPSSFSIPSASSSSSESSPSKRVCLFYCAETKPLAQRIAAESDSIELRSISWRTFDDGFPNLFIPNAQGIRGQHVAFLASFSSPKVIFEQLSIIYALPKLFISSFTLVLPFFPTGTSERMEDEGDVATAFTLARILSNIPTSRGGPTSLVTFDIHALQERFYFGDNILPCFESGIPLLKNRLQELPDSDKIAIAFPDDGAWKRFHKQLHHFPTIICAKVREGDQRIVRIKEGDPRGRHVVIVDDLVQSGGTLVECQKILANHGAAKISAYVTHGIFPNRSWERFESDNGGHPGAGLTYFWITDSCPLTVKEVMNKPPFEVLSLAGSIAAALQIGQLF, translated from the exons ATGGCGGCAACACCACCACTccaatcctcctcctcctcctccaccgcTTCACGCAAAAATCTTTCTTACTATAGTTACATCTATAACAACAAATGTCCCAAATTCCCTTCTCTCCTCTTCAAAACCAAATCACAGACTACTATTAGTATTAGGATTAGGTGCGACGCCCAAAATTGGAGTGCTGGGTATGTATCTGCGGCAACCAATCACCATCTTCACTCGATCCAAaactcttctccttctccttcctcCTTTTCAATtccctccgcctcctcctcctcatcggAGTCCTCTCCTTCCAAAAGGGTTTGCCTTTTCTACTGCGCTGAAACCAAACCCTTAGCTCAACGAATCGCTGCCGAGTCCGATTCAATCGAGCTCCGCTCCATCTCTTGGAG GACATTTGATGATGGGTTTCCGAATTTATTTATACCAAATGCACAAGGAATTAGGGGTCAGCATGTAGCCTTTCTGGCTTCTTTTAGTTCCCCCAAAGTAATATTTGAGCAGCTTTCAATTATATACGCTTTGCCCAAATTGTTCATTTCTTCCTTCACCCTCGTCCTTCCCTTTTTTCCCACTGGAACTTCGGAGCGTATGGAGGACGAAGGAGATGTTGCCACTGCCTTCACTCTTGCTAGGATCTTGTCCAATATACCAACTTCCAGGGGAGGTCCTACTAGCTTGGTCACTTTTGATATCCATGCTCTTCAg GAGAGGTTCTACTTCGGAGATAATATTTTACCATGCTTTGAGAGTGGAATACCTTTGCTTAAAAATAGGCTTCAGGAGCTCCCTGATTCTGACAAA aTAGCAATTGCTTTTCCTGATGATGGTGCATGGAAACGATTTCATAAACAACTGCATCATTTCCCTACG ATCATTTGTGCTAAAGTTCGGGAAGGTGACCAAAGAATTGTGCGTATCAAGGAGGGAGACCCTCGAGGACGTcatgttgttattgttgatgattTGGTTCAGTCGGGTGGCACTCTGGTAGAATGTCAG AAAATATTGGCTAACCATGGAGCGGCAAAAATAAGTGCCTACGTGACTCATGGGATTTTTCCAAATAGATCGTGGGAGCGCTTTGAATCTGATAATGGAG GCCACCCAGGGGCAGGGCTAACCTACTTCTGGATTACAGACTCATGCCCATTGACGGTGAAGGAAGTGATGAACAAACCGCCATTTGAAGTTCTAAGTCTTGCCGGTTCAATAGCAGCTGCCCTTCAAATCGGGCAGTTGTTCTAA
- the LOC7460760 gene encoding glutamate--glyoxylate aminotransferase 2 produces the protein MAPRALDYESLNENVKKVQYAVRGELYLRASELQKEGKKIIFTNVGNPHALGQKPLTFPRQVVALCQAPFLLDDPNVGLLFPADAIAKAKHYLAMTTGGLGAYSDSRGMPGVRKEVADFIERRDGYPSDPELIFLTDGASKGVMQILSTIIRGESDGVLVPVPQYPLYSAAISLFGGSLVPYYLEETENWGLDVNDLRQSVAQARYKGITVKAMVIINPGNPTGQCLSEANLREILRFCYQENLALLGDEVYQQNIYQDERPFISSRKVLMGMGPPISKEVQLVSFHTVSKGYWGECGQRGGYFEMTNIPPKTVDEIYKVASVSLSPNVPAQIFMGLMVNPLKPGNISYEQFIRESKGIIESLRRRARMMTDGFNSCKNVICNFTEGAMYSFPQIRLPPKAIEAAKKAGKVPDVFYCLKLLEATGISTVPGSGFGQKEGVFHLRTTILPAEEEMPEIMASFKKFNNEFMEQYDDRSGYSRL, from the exons ATGGCACCTAGAGCATTAGACTATGAATCGTTGAATGAAAATGTCAAGAAGGTTCAGTATGCTGTAAGAGGCGAGTTATATCTTCGAGCTTCTGAGCTTCAAAAGGAAGGGAAGAAG ATTATTTTCACAAATGTCGGCAATCCTCATGCTCTTGGACAGAAGCCACTTACCTTTCCTCGCCAG GTGGTTGCTCTCTGCCAAGCACCATTTCTACTAGATGATCCAAATGTGGGGTTGCTATTCCCTGCGGATGCTATTGCAAAAGCTAAGCATTATCTTGCTATGACTACTGGTGGTCTAG GTGCTTACAGTGACTCTCGAGGTATGCCTGGAGTTAGGAAGGAGGTAGCAGATTTCATTGAAAGGCGTGATGGATATCCAAG TGACCCAGAACTCATATTTCTCACTGATGGTGCCAGTAAAGGTGTCATGCAGATCTTGAGTACTATTATCCGTGGTGAAAGTGATGGG GTTTTGGTTCCAGTGCCACAGTACCCGCTTTACTCTGCTGCAATTTCTCTATTTGGTGGTTCCCTCGTTCCATATTATCTAGAAGAGACAGAAAACTGGGGTCTTGATGTTAATGACCTTAGACAATCGGTTGCACAAGCTCGCTATAAAGGAATAACT GTAAAAGCAATGGTGATTATTAACCCAGGCAACCCCACTGGTCAGTGTCTTAGTGAAGCTAATTTAAGGGAAATATTGCGCTTCTGTTACCAAGAAAACTTGGCTCTTCTTGGAGATGAAGTTTATCAGCAGAACATTTACCAGGATGAACGTCCATTTATTAGTTCTAGAAAG GTTTTGATGGGCATGGGCCCACCCATAAGCAAGGAAGTCCAGCTTGTTTCTTTCCACACTGTGTCCAAAGGATATTGGGGTGAATGTGGGCAGCGGGGTGGATACTTTGAGATGACAAACATTCCTCCAAAG ACTGTTGATGAGATTTATAAGGTTGCATCAGTATCACTCAGTCCAAATGTCCCTGCGCAGATATTT ATGGGGCTGATGGTCAACCCGCTTAAACCTGGAAATATTTCATATGAGCAGTTCATTAGGGAAAG CAAAGGAATCATTGAATCATTAAGGAGAAGAGCAAGGATGATGACTGATGGATTCAACAGCTGCAAAAATGTGATATGCAATTTCACAGAAG GTGCTATGTATTCATTTCCTCAAATACGATTGCCACCTAAAGCAATAGAGGCTGCCAAAAAGGCTGGAAAAGTTCCTGATGTTTTCTACTGTCTCAAGCTTTTGGAAGCCACTGGCATTTCCACAGTCCCTGGTTCAGGATTTGGACAAAAAGAAGG GGTCTTTCATTTAAGGACAACCATTTTACCAGCAGAGGAAGAAATGCCAGAAATCATGGCCAGTTTCAAGAAGTTCAACAATGAGTTCATGGAGCAATATGATGACCGCAGTGGTTATTCAAGGCTGTAA